The Triticum aestivum cultivar Chinese Spring chromosome 5A, IWGSC CS RefSeq v2.1, whole genome shotgun sequence genomic sequence GATGCAAAGCTTAGATTGCACATGAAGGCGATAGGGGTCAAGGAGGTCCCCGGATATAGCTGGGTTGACTTTGATGGTAAGGTCCACAAGTTCCATGTTGGAGACAACTGGCATCCCCTCATGGATCAAATATACAAAAAGCTAGATGAATTAGGCATGGAAATGAAAGCCATAGGTTACAAACCAACTACTGATGAGGAGAAGGAGCATCCTCTAGTTCATCACAGCGTGAAACTCGCCGTTGCATTTTGCCTTCTCACCACCAGTCCAGGGGAGGCCATTAGGGTCATCAAGAACACCAGGGTTTGCACCGACTGTCACACTGATATTAAACTTATATCGAGGATAGCTCATCGGGAGATCATTGTTCGGGATAACAGCAGGTTTCATTGTTTCAGAGATGGCTGTTGCTCTTGTAATGACTACTGGTAGAAGTAGAAATGTGATGTCTGGTTAAAAAAGAATAGCAACATACTTTTTAACTTGTAAATTAGAGTTAGCTAGATTTTTAGTTACACAAATTTTTGACATATTGAGGTTTTCTTTTACTCAATTGTTTCGGCTGTAAGTAATCTGAAGGTGCTGGTTTGTTTACAGCTGCAATTTATCACACACAGAAATTAAATTTTCTCAAGGCTGCTGAAATTTCCGTGTCCCCTTTAGTTGTTAAATTTCTTGTTGTACTTTCAGGTCCTGGTGTTGAGGCTCTAACAGCTACTATGATGCATGAACTTGCAGAACTAGTTGTTGCAATATTTTGACATGCGGTGCTCAGAACAGTTCATCTGTACATTATCAGGATGAACTGcagatatatactccctccgtttctaaatatagtctttttagaggttccaatatgaactacatacggagcaaaatgagggaatctacactctaaattatGTACGGTTGACCTTCTCAATCGCGCTGGGTTGCTCAAGGAAGCCCATCAGCTTATTCATGAAATGCCAATGCAGGCGAATGTTGCCGTCTGTGGTGCACTTCTGGGTGGCTGCAAGATTCAACTATATGCGGAGCTTGCAAAACATGCCTTGAAACAGCTCTCCTGCTAGAGCCCTGGAACTCTTGGGAACTATGCCATGCTCTCCAACATATACTCTAACAGCGGCAGATGGAAGGATGCTCTTCTTGGTGGCTGAAAGATTGCACATGAAGGCAGTACTGCATGAAGGTGATAGGGGTCAAGGAGGTCACCGGATATAGCTGGGTTGACGTTGATGGTAAGGTCCAGTGGTCCACAAGTTCCATGTTGGAGATAACTGGCATCCCCTCATGGATCAAATATACAAAAAGCTAGATGAATTAGGCATGGAAATGAAAGCCATAGGTTACAAACCATCTACTGATGTGGTGATGTTTGACgttgaaaatgaggaggaggagcaCACCCTAGTTCATCACAGCGAGAAACTTGCCGTTGCATTTTGCCTTCTCACCACCAGACCAGGGGAGGCCATTAGGGTCATCAAGAACACCAGGGTTTGCACCGTCTGTCACACTGATATTAAACTTATATCGAGGATAACTCACAGGGAGATCATTGTTCGGGATAACAGCAGATTTCATTGTTTCAGAGATGGTTGTTGTTCTTGTAATGATTACTGGTAGAAGTAGAAATATGATGTCCGGTTACAAAAAATTAGCAGCATGCTTTTTAACTTGTAAACTAGAGTTAGATAGATTTTTAGTTACACAAAATTTTGACATATTGAGGTTTTCTTTTACTCAATTGTTTCGGCTGTAAGTAATCTGAAGGTGCTAGTTTGTTTACAGCTACAGTTTATCACAGAAGTTAAAATTTCTCAATGCTGCTGAAATTTCCGTGCCCCCTTTGGTTGTTAAATTTCTCGTTGTACTTTCAGATCCTGGTGTTCAGGCTCTAACAACTACTCCCTTCATCCCAGAATAAGTGTTTTAACTTTGTACTGTAGAATTAGTTGTGACAATATTTTTTTTTTGAagcaaggcaaaagatttgccattttcattgattaagataGAAGTTTTAACAGGAACCCGCCAGGCGGGGGAAAGAAGtctactctcgcggcattacatCACAGAGGTGCCTAGCGCCTGCAAGCGCCCAAATACGAGCCTCCTCCTTTATCCTAGCAGTGATCATGGTCACCGTGGTAGCGACATTCCTAAAAACTCTTGCATTGCGCTCATTCCAGAGTTCCCAGGAAACAAGCATGAGCATGGAGGCCAGAGCCTTCCTCGGGGGGCCCCTATCTAGGATAGTCTTGAACCACCATTCCTTTACAAAAATTTCGTGACGCCAGCCTGCAACTACAGCACTGTTTATGCCGATCCATGAAGCCACATTAGCCCAAACACGTTGGGAAAATCTGCATTGGAATAGGAGGTGTGATGCAGATTCAGCAACTTGCTTGCATAAAGGGCAAAGCCCACAATTGGGCCAGCCCCGACGCTGCAGCCTGTCCGCAGTCCAAACACGATTTTGGATGACGAGCCAAGCAAAAAACTTGCACTTGGAGGAGCTCAGGCTTTCCAAACGGACATGTTCATGTTGCTCCTGAGATGGCCCTCAAACTGCGCCATGTAGGCCGAAGAAGCGGAATACTCGCCACTTGTAGTGAGCTTCCATATGATAGTATCACGGACATCCGCAACCAGGTTGATCCCAGACACCCTTTCCCAAAGAAGGGCGAACTCCTGGATGTGCCCCAAGGATAGGCCATGCTGGGTGTTTATTTGGCTGACCCAGAAATTGTTCAGGAGTGCCTTTTGGACTGTGCACGTCTTTTTCTTAGAGATGTCGTAGAGAGCGGGTGCAATGTCTTTCGGCCTGATTCCATCCAGCCAAGGGGAGTTCCAGAAGCTCGCAATGCCACCGTCTCCGATGCGAACTATGGTGGCAGCCGCAAAAATGTCTCTGTCCTTGTCAGTACATGGTGTTCCAGTGCCTAGCCAAAGCTTAGGAGGGTCTGCCCATTCATACCAAAGCCACCGAAGACGCAAGGCGGTTGCAAATTTCTCGAGGTTGAGCACTCCTAGCCCACCATAAATTCGTGGCTTACACACAAGTTCCCAATTAACTTTGCATTTTCCTCCCGTGACCTTGTCACAACCTGCCCACAGATATGCGCGTCTCAAACTGTCAATCTTCTTCCTCACCTCCACCGGTAAATCAAGGGGCATCAGCTGGTAGATTGCAATGGCCGTAAGCACCGCCTTGACGAGGACAATACGACCAGGGGTGGCCACGTGTTTGGCCACCCATGGCGGGAGCTTGCCGGCGACCTTGTCCTCTAAATATTGGAAATGTATCCTTTTGAGTCTTCTCACTGAGAGGGGCAGCCCCAAATATCGCACTGGGAAACCGGAGCGAACTGCTGGAAAGTCATGTAGAACATCCTAAAGGTCGATGCCCTCGCAGCGAATAGGCGCAACGAGACTCTTTGCACAATTGGTGACCAAGCCAGTGACCTCCCCAAAAGAGGCCAATGTCGACGCCAAGAATTGAATATCACTTTTAATGGGTGCAACGAAGATGGCAGCAGCATCGGCGTACAAGGACGCACGGATCGGTCTTCCTCTGAGAGGATGCAAGCTTCCTTGGGCCGTGGCTGCGGCAAGTATGTGGTGTAGGGGGTCAATAGCAAGGACAAAGAGGAGCGGCGAGAGCGGGTCCCCTTGCCGAAGGCCTTGTCCATGTCTGATCGGGTCGCCGGGGATGCCGTTAAGTAGCACACGGGAGGAGGCTGTGGAGAGGAGCGTCGAAACCCAATCACGAAAGCGACTTGGGAAGCCCAGGTGTCGAAGCAAATCCATCAAATAGTCCCATCTAACCGAATCGAAGGCCTTTTTGATATCCAGCTTGAAAAGGAGGGTAGGGGACTTCGTGCGGTGAAAACTTCTGGCCAAGTTTCTTACATACATAAAGTTGTCGTGGATGCTTCTCTTTTTGATGAAAGCACTCTGTGCATTGGAGACAAGGTTGGTCATGTGTAGGGCTAAGCGAGAGGCCATCATTTTGGCGATGATTTTGGCAACCGCATGAATGAGGCTAATTGGTCTGAAATCTGAAATGTCCTCGGCGCCGTCTTTTTTCGGGATAAGGGCGATGTTCGCTGAGTTGAGCCAGGTGAAGCTGGAGGCGCGCAGGTTGGAGAAGCCATTGACAACAGCCATCAGATCCTGTTTGATGATGTCCCAACATTCCTTGAAAAAAATACCGGTGAAgccatccggtccgggagccttgTCACTTGGTAGGGAGAAAATAGCGGCTTTAGTTTCCTCTTCAGTGAATGGTAGGTCCAGATCCGTAAGGTCACATGACTGGGTTCGAATGGTATCCCAGTTGAAATCCTTTGACCGTGCCTGCCCCTTGCGAATGACCGTGGAGAAGTGCTCATGGACAATGGCTTTCTTGTCGTCATGGTTGGTAACCCACCCTTGGTTGTGCCGGAGGCGATGGATAAAGTTTTTCCGTCTCCGCCGATTGATTCGTAGATGGAAAAAACGTGTATTGGCATCCCCCTCTTTAAGCAAGgttatccttgaggattgcttttTTCTAGCTCTCTCTAGGACAGCCAGAGCGACAACCTTCCGCTTGAGCTGTTTCCTTAAATCTTGCTCGTCGTTGCTCAAGGCCCGAACTTCTTGTGCCATGTCCAAGCGCAGGATGACCTCGAGAGCCACGTGGAGTTGGACTTTATGGCGGGAGAAGAGCTTCCTACTCCAGCACCTCAATCTCTGACTAGTTGTTTTCAACTTGTGGAAAAGAATATGGCAAGGGTCATGGTGGCTCACCCTCTCATTCCATGCATCAGCAACGACTTTCTTGAAGTTTGGCATGTTTGTCCAGAAATTTTCAGACTTAAAGGATTTTGGCCTCGAGGGTCCCTCATCGCTAGCAAGGAGAAGGGGGCAATGGTCGGAGAGCGAGGACGACAGCGCGTGCAGGATGTGGGAGCCAAAATGGATGTCCCAATCTTCATTGCAAAAAAAAGTATCCAGCTTGCTCATAGTGGGATTATGTTGCTCATTGCTCCATGTAAACTTTCTATTTTGCAGGTGGATCTCCTTGAGCTCACAAGAGTTGAGTGCATTACGGAAGCGAACAATACGACTTCGGTCCACATTTGCTCTGTTTTTGTCGCGGGCGCGGTAGATTTGGTTGAAATCTCCAGTGACCAGCCATTTAACTCCATCAGGAGGCCTCTGGCTAATCATTTCCTGAAAAAAGGAGTCCTTCAGATTGCTTCTTGTAGGTCCATACACCGAGGTCAGCTTGAAGGAGGTACTGGATTCGACAATGGTCACCATGGCTGAAAGGAGGAAAGTCCCCAAATTGACCTGCTCAATCCTGATCACATCCTCATTCCAGAGAAGGAGGATTCCTCCCCGGGTGACAATATTTGACATGCGGTGCTCACAACAGTTCATCTGTACATTATCAGGATGAACTGCACATATATATGATTCGATGCTCTGTTTGATTTATGCCCAGGAGCGCCATGCCAAATCGTGGGCATTGTGGGCGCACCAAAATGTTGGCGGCCGAATCGGCCGCCCAGTTTTGCCAATGCGTTGGCGTAGAAACAGAAGAGGGAAAAGTGGGGTGCGCTGGCGAGCCAAAATATTGGAGCTCACCCAAACGAGCTGCGCTTTCTCTGTTAACGCCAAAATATTGGCTGGGCGGACAGGGGCttcaatccaaacagcccctaaatccctctctctctcaaaaagcAGCTAAATCCAAATGCATAGCCAATGCCCTTTAACCATTTTTTACTGCGAGGAATGCATTTTTACTCTGGATGCTTCCCAGGAATGTCCATCTGCAGCAAAAACCTCAATATGATCTCTATAGTACTACATTTTTACTAAGGTAACCGACCTCTATCATTTAAGATCTCGCCACTTGAGATTCAGATCCATAAGGGAacctaagggggtgtttggttccaggggcttttttgtgttgggactagaaaaagtctctAGCAAACCAAACAGAGtgggactttttgggactttttgctaaaagttTTTAGAAGCATCTCCTtaagagtctttttcaaaaagtcctagggactggaaaaagtcttaggactagagaaccaaacatcACCTAAGAGTATCTCCAGCAGTTTCCTTGCAAAACTTCACCTATAGGTGCTTTTAGGGCATCTTTCTATAAAATTTCTGGCTGTGAAAGGCGTGTGGCTATAACAGTTCCCCTATAAACTTTTCTCCAAAGCCTGGCATATGTGTTTCACACATACTCTTCTAAAAAAAAGAGCAGACCCCATTGAAGACGGGAGTGAGGTATAACAAGGCCATTTCCGTCTACCTTCTCACGGAGCTGTATGTGGACGTTACTGCTCATACAACTCCCAGCTAGCAAGTAGTTAGCTTTCCTCTAGAAGTCATGGAAGTGTGGATAAATTGACAGAAGGTTTTTATTTCTTAAAAATCACCCTATCCGTCCTAAATATGGACGGTCTTAAGTTTTTCGGGGTCCTCGAGATCTCATTTTAGGTCGAGTAGAGACGTTAGGGAGTCTCTGGCGTGCATGAAGACGCCAACATAGCTCCTGCTACCGGCGGCGTGGTGACCAACATCGTGTGGCGGCGTGGTGGTGATGCCGCGACGGTGCTGCTGACAGCCCACGGGTAGCGGCGAGGCGGCAGTGGTGTGGGTGATTGATGGTGTGCGGGCGGCAGCCGCAAGGTAGAGGTGGTGCGGCGCGACGACAGGCGGCTGCAAGGCATGGGGGTGGTGCGGCGGTCATCAGCGGCGAGTCAAGTGGCGGGTAGTTGCCCCTGCCAATGTCAATTGTGTTATATGGGGAGATGCATCCTCCCCTCAATATTGGAGAAAACAAGCTGTTTCTTAGGGTTACATTACAAAAATATTGATTTTAGGGGAGCTGTTGGAGTTTGTTTTTTATGCCAACTTCTAGTTGGTTTTTATTGGCGAAAGGGACCTGCCGGAGATGCTTTAATTTGTGTCTCCCTACTTTTAGTCCGAGTGATTTAAGAGTGAAAGACTCTTATTTAGTTAAGTTTTTTGGATTTAGGGGTAGTTTATTCTTTTTGACCCAAATATCACTTGTACTCCTTAAATTTGAGTTTTAAAGGATCTGCTATTGATGCCCGAGAGCAAACATAATCGTGTCCCTGAgaacattttgagttaataaattCCGTACAGCAGACGGACAAAGCCTTTCAACACTGGAGCTTGGCAATTTCATGTCGAGCGCCGCCGCGGCGATACACCGCGTCCTCCTCCAGGGCGTCAGCTCCAGCGATCGCCTTCCACCCCTCACCGTCAAACTGCTCCACGGCCGCCTCCTCCGGCTCGACCTCCTAGGCGACCTCTCCCCGCTCCTCCTCCGCGCGctctcctcctccggcctccacgtcCACGCCCTCCGCCTACATTCCCTccttcccctcccctcccacctgaCCTTGCCATGCGCCCTCAAGTCCGCCTCCCGCCTCCCCAACCCTCTCCCCGTCGGCGAGCAGCTCCACGCCCGCTCCCTCAAGCTCCCCTCCCACTCCAACCCCTACGTCCTCACCTCCCTCCTTAACCTCTACGCGAAATGCGACCTCGTGGACCATGCGCGGAGCGTGTTCGACGAAATGCGCTGCCCCAACACGGTCTCCTGGACCGCGCTCATCACCGCGTACATGAACGCGGGGCGAGTCAGGGAGGCCGTCGCCGTCGCGAGGGACGCGTTCGCGAGCGGGATGCGCCCGGACAGCTTCACGGTCGTGCGGGTCCTGACGGCATGCGCCCGGGTCGCGGATTTGGGCACTGGGGAGGCGGTGTGGAGGGCGGCACAAGCGGAGGGGGTTGCGGGCAGCGTGTTTGTGGCAACTGCGGCGGTAGATATGTACGTCAAGTGCGGCGAGATGGCGAGGGCAAGGGAGGTGTTCGACAAGATGCCGGAGAAGGATGCTAtagcttggggtgccatggtcgGGGGATATGCTTCGAATGGGCACCCCCAAGAGACTCTGGAGCTCTTCTTTGCAATGCAGACTCAGGGAGTGAAGCCAGATTGCTACACGGTGGTAGGGGCGCTCTCAGCTTGCACCCGGCTGGGTGCACTTGATATGGGACGGCAGGCAGTCAGGACGATGGACTGGGATGAGTTTCTTGACAACCCAGTTCTAGGGACTGCGCTGATTGATATGTATGCCAAGTGTGGGAGCACAGGCGAGGCATGGGTTGTGTTCCAGCAGATGAGGAAGAGGGACATTGTTGTTTGGAATGCGATGATCTTGGGGTTGGGCCTGACTGGGCATGGTAAGATTGGATTTGCCCTTGTTGGCCAGATGGAGAAGTCAGGCATGAAACTGAATGACAATACTTTCATCAGCATTCTCTGCAACTGTACTCATACCGGCCTTGTAAAAGATGGACGGCGGTACTTCCATAACATGACTCAGTTATACAACATCACACCTAGGATTGAGCACTATGGTTGTATGGTCGACCTGCTCAGTCGCGCTGGGTTGCTCCAGGAAGCCCGTCAGCTTATTGATGATATGCCAATGCAGGCAAATGCTGTCGTGTGGGGAGCACTTCTTGGTGGCTGCAAGATTCACCGAGACGCAGAGCTTGCAGAACATGCCTTGAAGCAGCTCGTCATGCTAGAGCCCCGGAATTCAGGGAATTATGTCATGCTCTCGAACATATACTCTAACAGCAACAGATGGGAGGATGCTGCAAAGCTTAGATCGGACATGAAGGTGAAAAGGGTTGAGAAGGTCCGTGCATATAGCTGGGTTGAGTTTAGTGGTAAGGTCCACGAGTTCCGTGTTGGAGACAAGTCGCATCCCCACATGGATCAGATTTACCAAAAGCTAGATGAATTAGGCATGGAAATGAAAACTATGGGTTACAAACCAACTACAGATGTGGTGATGTTCGACGTTGAAGATGAGGAGAAGGAGCACACTCTAGTTTATCACAGCGAGAAACTTGCCATTGCATTTTGCCTTCTCACTACCCAACCAGGGGAGGTCATTAGGGTCACCAAGAACCTTAGGGTATGCACCGACTGTCACACTGCTATCAAACTAATATCGAGGATAACTCATCGGGAGATCATTGTTCGGGATAACAATCGGTTTCATTGTTTCAAAGATGGTTGTTGCTCTTGTAATGACTACTGGTAGAAATAGAGAAGTGGTGTGTAGTTACAATTTTGAGCAGGTTGGAGTCCCTTTGACTACTAAATTTGAGCCAGCTAGATAGGCAATTTTCACTTGAAAGACAAGAGCTTCAGGACTCTTGTATTCCACCAAATGAGAATAAGAATGAGAGCAAGAAGGGGATATCTTTGTGAAGGGACCGGCACCAGAAAGTAAATCATATGGCCTTTCTATCGCCAAAATCAAATCAAGCCCCGGCCAAAGAATTGCAGCAAAGCAAGTCGTCTTTGGTTTGGAGCTAAATTCATGGATGTATAGGCTTGATAGAGTGCCCTATCTGAACGCGCTGGTATGTTTGTTCTTGTGTGTAGCTTCAAGTTattgcagaaataaaaaaaatgtgCCAATATTTCTGAAAAATTGTGCCTCTCTTTGTGTCAGGTTGATGGTTGAGCGTTTTAGAGCATAACTCATGTCATTGTCAACCCTGTAGACCTTACCAGTTTCGTCTTCTGCATCACTGTTCTTCCACAAATTTTTGCCATACACCATTGAGTTGACTGTAGGTTGTGCTACCTTCAGATTCTGGCGTTTGGGCGACATATTTATGCTGCCTGAACTGGCACAAATTAGGCATTATTGCAATATTTCGACACAGTACTCATCACAGTTCATCTATACATTCTCAGCTCAAACTGCATAGAGATTCCGAATAAGTGAATGGCAAATTTTGCTTCAGACGCTTTCACTAAATTTACATCTCCAGCAGGCTGTTTGACTTCCTCACCATTCAAGAGCTCATCACTTGAGATTCAGGTACACAATGTCACCTGAATTGAGGTGTTCTGGTGTCTTGCATTGTGCGATTTCCGTCTCCATTCCCATGTCTTATCAAGGTTATCAGATGTCTCATTTCTCACGTTGTGCTTCCTTTTCCAATCCCATGGCTTCTCAGGGTTATCAGATGCCCAAAGCCCTCGGCGTGCATCTCGTGCTTTCATCTCCCACTTTACAATCAAAGTGTAAACAAGACATGAGAAACACGCGCTCATCTGTATGAACCTTTGAATTTGGCCATTTTAGTTGTCCTATCTTCCGAATTGTTTTAGCAAATAATTGATCTTAAGATCTACTcgctccgtttctaaatataagcccttttagagatttcagtatgggctacatacggatgtacataaacatattttagagtgtagattcactcatttgactccatatgtagtccatattgggatgtctaaaaggtcttatatttaggaatggagggagtaattggGACGTATATGGTGACCATTACAAATCATCAGCTGCTAGGTGCTATCATCCAAACCTCTTCACTAAAGTCAGATTTAAACTCATATGTTACCAGGCCAAAAAGTGAGACATTATGCAAAAAACTATTGTTTCTTACTATATACTTTTACAGTGTATAAATCTT encodes the following:
- the LOC123103193 gene encoding putative pentatricopeptide repeat-containing protein At3g08820, with amino-acid sequence MSSAAAAIHRVLLQGVSSSDRLPPLTVKLLHGRLLRLDLLGDLSPLLLRALSSSGLHVHALRLHSLLPLPSHLTLPCALKSASRLPNPLPVGEQLHARSLKLPSHSNPYVLTSLLNLYAKCDLVDHARSVFDEMRCPNTVSWTALITAYMNAGRVREAVAVARDAFASGMRPDSFTVVRVLTACARVADLGTGEAVWRAAQAEGVAGSVFVATAAVDMYVKCGEMARAREVFDKMPEKDAIAWGAMVGGYASNGHPQETLELFFAMQTQGVKPDCYTVVGALSACTRLGALDMGRQAVRTMDWDEFLDNPVLGTALIDMYAKCGSTGEAWVVFQQMRKRDIVVWNAMILGLGLTGHGKIGFALVGQMEKSGMKLNDNTFISILCNCTHTGLVKDGRRYFHNMTQLYNITPRIEHYGCMVDLLSRAGLLQEARQLIDDMPMQANAVVWGALLGGCKIHRDAELAEHALKQLVMLEPRNSGNYVMLSNIYSNSNRWEDAAKLRSDMKVKRVEKVRAYSWVEFSGKVHEFRVGDKSHPHMDQIYQKLDELGMEMKTMGYKPTTDVVMFDVEDEEKEHTLVYHSEKLAIAFCLLTTQPGEVIRVTKNLRVCTDCHTAIKLISRITHREIIVRDNNRFHCFKDGCCSCNDYW